One Microtus pennsylvanicus isolate mMicPen1 chromosome 10, mMicPen1.hap1, whole genome shotgun sequence genomic window, GGACTGATACAAACACTCTTCAAATTTTCcataaaatgagaaaggaaaacttaaaaattcccttttttgtgtgttttttttgagacaaggtttctttgtaggtttggagcctgtcccggaactagctcttgtagcccaggctggcctcgcactcagagatccacctgtctctacctgtgcctcctcccgagtgctgggattaaaggcgtgtgccaccaccgcctggctaaaaatTCCTTTTGTAATGTCAGTattatcctgataccaaaaccaaagatccaataaagaataaaattatcaaCAATTGAAAAGagatgcaaaaattcttaataaaatacttgcaaacagagCTCAAGAATAGCGCATGCTCTAATCCCTACCGACCCTCACGCCATCTCCACACACGGTGGCCCTCCTCTGACAAACTTATGGGCACAATATTCCTCAAACTATtaccaaaaacagaaacagaacgaACACTGCCAAAATCTTTTTGAGGCCACAGTCATCCAgataccaaaacctcacaaagatacaacaaagaaagaatcacagaacCATTTCCCTCACTAACACTgaagcaaaaatactcaataaaatactcccaaaccaaatccaagaaaacatcagcaacaacaacaacaaaaatccaccaagatCAAGAAGGCTCCaccccagagaggcagggagggttaAACTTATAAAAATCGGCGGCTTGAGCAGCCACTAGAGCTCACTCACTCCCTTCCGCCGCGGCGGGCCCGCCCCTCGGTCCTCCCGGCCCGCCCCCTTCGCCCTCCGGGCCGCCCCCCCGGTCCTCCCGGCCCGCCCCCTTCGCCCTCCGGGCCGGCCCCCCGGTCCTCCCGGCCCGCCCCTTCGCCCTCCGGGCCGGCCCCCCGGTCCTCCCGGCCCGCCCCTCCGCCCGCCCGGCCCGCCCCTCCGCCCGTCCGGCCCGCGCTCGGCCCGGCCCGGCCCATCTTGGGGGCGGGCCTCCGCAGCCCGGACTCTGCTTCCTGTTCAGAGACGGCCTGGCGCTGAGATCGGCGGCCGCTCTACCCGCGCCGCCTTGGTAAGGTCACCGACCCCCGGGAGGAGGCTCCAGGCCGCATCGGTCGCGCCGAGCCTGGCTGTGCGTCGCCATGGCCCCAGTGCAGCAGGAGAACCACCAGGTAATCCCTCCGGGCGGGGGCAGCGGCTCGGCGTCCGCCCCGGCTCCTCCACCGCCGGGAGCCGCGCTGGCGGCGGCAGCTGCGGCCGCGGCCAGCCCTGGTTACCGGCTTAGCACGCTGATTGAATTTCTGCTGCACCGGGCCTACTCGGAGCTCTTGGTCTTGACGGACTTATTACCAAGGAAATCTGAtgtggaaaggaaaatagaaattgTACAGTTTGCTAGCCGGACCCGGCAACTCTTCGTTCGATTATTAGCTTTAGTCAAATGGGCTAATGATGCTGGCAAAGTAGAAAAGTGTGCGATGATCTCAAGCTTTTTGGATCAGCAAGCTCTCTTGTTTGTGGACACCGCTGACCGTTTGGCCTCCTTAGCTAGAGATGCACTGATCCATGCGCGCCTGCCTAGTTTTGCTATCCCGTATGCCATTGATGTGCTGACTACTGGCTCTTATCCACGACTTCCAACCTGCATCAGGGATAAAATTATTCCTCCAGACCCCATTACCAAAACTGAGAAACAAGCCACGCTTCATCAGCTTAATCAGATTCTCAGACATCGGCTTGTCACAACAGAGCTTCCTCCGCAGCTCGCGAATCTTACAGTGGCAAATGGCCGCGTGAAGTTTCGAGTTGATGGAGAATTCGAGGCAACCTTGACAGTCATGGGGGATGATCCAGAAGTCCCGTGGCGCCTGCTCAAGCTAGAAATCCTAGTTGAGGATAAGGAAACGGGAGATGGCCGAGCTTTGGTTCATAGCATGCAAATCGACTTTCTGCATCAGTTGGTGCAGTCCCGGCTTTTTGCTGATGAGAAGCCTCTTCAGGATATGTACAACTGCCTGCATTGCTTCTGCTTGTCTCTTCAGTTGGAAGTGTTACACTCCCAGACTCTGATGTTGATCCGAGAGAGGTGGGGTGACCTTGTGCAAGTGGACAGGTATCATGCTGGAAAgtgcctctctctctcagtttggAACCAACAGGTTCTAGGGAGAAAAACAGGCACAGCGTCTGTTCACAAGGTGACAATTAAAATGGATGAGAATGATGTCTCCAAGCCTTTACAGATTTTTCACGATCCTCCTTTGCCAGCTTCGGACTCTAAATTAGTCGAAAGAGCTATGAAGATTGACCACCTGTCAATAGAAAAGCTCCTGATTGACAGTGTCCATGCGAGAGCCCACCAGAAGCTGCAGGAACTGAAGGCCGTTCTTAGAAGCTTCAATGCTAACGAAAACTCTTCCATAGAGACTGCACTTCCGGCTCTTATTGTTCCCATCTTGGAGCCCTGTGGTAATTCGGAGTGCCTGCACGTTTTTGTCGATTTGCATTCTGGAATGTTCCAGTTGATGCTTTATGGACTTGACCAGGCCACTCTGGAGGACATGGAAAAATCTGTGAATGATGATATGAAGCGGATCATCCCTTGGATCCAGCAGCTTAAGTTTTGGCTTGGACAGCGGCGTTGCAAGCAGTCTATAAAACATCTGCCTACGGTAACCACAGAAACGCTGCAGCTTTCCAACTGCTCGACGCATCCCGTCGGAAACCTCTCCAAGAACAAGCTGTTCATTAAGCTTACCCGCCTTCCACAGTACTACATTGTTGTGGAAATGCTTGAGGCTCCCAATAAGCCCACCCAGCTAGAATACAAGTATTACGTCATGTCTGTGAGCACTCCAGATGGTGACGACAGCCCCGTCACGGCACTGCTCCTGCAGCAATTCAAGGACAACATCCAGGACTTGGTTTCCTCCACGAAGACTGGGAAACAGACCAGAACTGGTACCAAGCACAAGAGGTCTGATGACCCGTGTCCAGTCGAAAGCAAGAAAGCCAAACTGTCAGGAGACACGTGTGCCTTCGATAAAGTTCTAGCTCATTTTGTCGCTATGTGTGACACCAACATGCCGTTTGTAGGGCTTCGAATGGAGCTGTCCAACCTGGAGATACCGCATCAGGGAGTACAAGTGGAAGGTGATGGCTTCAGCCATGCAATTCGCTTATTAAAAATTCCTCCCTGCAAGGGAGTAAACGAGGACACCCAAAAGGCCCTGGACCGCTCTCTTCTCGATTGCACTTTCCGATTACAAGGTAGAAACAACCGCACATGGGTGGCAGAGTTAGTGTTCGCAAACTGTCCACTTAATGGCACTTCCACCAGGGAGCAAGGACCATCCCGGCGTGTTTACCTCACGTATGAAAATCTGTTGTCTGAACCTGTTGGTGGTAGAAAAGTAGTTGAAATGTTTCTTAATGACTGGAACAGCATTGCCCGattatatgagtgtgtgttgGAGTTTGCCCGTTCTCTACCAGACATACCTGCTCATCTGAATATTTTCTCCGAGGTTCGTGTTTATAATTACCGAAAACTCGTCTTGTGTTATGGAACCACCAAAGGAAGCTCAATTAGTATCCAGTGGAATTCCATTCACCAGAAATTTCACATTTCTTTGGGAACAGTTGGTCCAAACTCTGGGTGCAGTAACTGTCACAATACCATTCTCCACCAGcttcaggaaatgttcaacaGAACACCAAACGTGGTTCAGCTGTTACAGGTGCTGTTTGATACCCAGGCGCCGCTGAATGCCATCAACAAACTCCCTACTGTGCCGATGTTGGGCTTGACTCAGAGAACTAACACTGCCTACCAGTGTTTCTCCATTCTCCCGCAGTCATCCACCCACATCAGACTGGCCTTCAGGAACATGTACTGCATTGATATATACTGCTGTAGTCGAGGGGTCGTGGCAATAAGGGATGGTGCCTATAGTCTTTTTGATAACAGCAAGTTAGTTGAAGGCTTCTATCCTGCGCCCGGATTGAAGACATTCCTCAACATGTTTGTTGACAGCAATCAGGATGCTCGGAGAAGATCTGTAAACGAGGATGATAACCCCCCTTCTCCTATAGGAGGGGATATAATGGACTCTTTACTATCACAGCTCCAGACATCTCAGCAACAGCCGTTTCCAAAGCAGCCGGGAAGTTCAGGCGCTTACCCTCTTACTTCCCCTCCTGCGTCCTACCACAGCACAGTCAACCAGTCTCCATCTATGATCCACACCCAGTCTCCAGGAGCCCTTGACCCTAGTTCTCCGTACACTATGGTGTCACCGAGTGGACGAGCAGGAAACTGGCCTGGATCTCCTCAAGTGTCCGGACCCTCACCAGCAACCCGTTTGCCTGGAATGTCACCAGCCAACCCGTCTCTACACTCTCCTCTTCCGGATGCTTCTCATTCTCCTCGAGCTGGCACAAGTTCCCAGCCAATGCCAACCAACATGCCTCCACCTCGCAAACTACCTCAGCGCTCCTGGGCAGCATCCATACCCACCATCCTCACTCACAGTGCCTTGAACATCTTACTGTTACCGTCTCCAACGCCGGGCCTTGTGCCTGGGCTGGCAGGCAGTTACCTCTGTTCGCCACTTGAGAGATTCCTCGGCTCTGTCATCATGAGACGGCACCTTCAACGAATTATTCAGCAGGAAACGTTGCAGCTGATCAACTCCAACGAACCTGGTGTAATCATGTTCAAGACAGATGCCCTGAAATGCAGAGTAGCCCTTAGTCCCAAAACCAACCAGACCCTTCAGCTGAAAGTAACACCTGAAAATGCCGGACAGTGGAAACCTGATGAGCTTCAAGTGTTGGAGAAATTCTTCGAAACAAGAGTTGCAGGACCGCCGTTTAAAGCCAACACACTCATAGCCTTCACCAAGCTGTTGGGAGCACCAACACACATCCTCCGTGACTGTGTGCATATTATGAAGTTGGAGCTGTTCCCAGACCAAGCGACACAGCTACAATGGAATGTTCAGTTTTGCCTCACCATCCCTCCCAGCGCACCGCCGATTGCACCTCCTGGGACACCAGCCGTGGTGTTGAAATCCAAAATGCTCTTTTTTCTTCAGCTGACTCAGAAGACATCAGTCCCTCCCCAAGAACCTGTCAGTATAATAGTTCCCATCATTTATGACATGGCTTCAGGTACCACCCAGCAGGCAGACATTCCCAGACAGCAGAACTCTTCTGCGACTGCGCCCATGATGGTCAGCAACATTCTGAAGAGGTTTGCAGAGATGAACCCACTGCGACAAGGTGAATGTACAATATTTGCAGCTGTTCGGGATTTAATGGCTAATCTTACACTTCCCCCTGGTGGGCGTCCGTAGACACTATTGTTTTTAATCCAggaagctgacacacacacacacacacacacacacacacacagaggctgaaTTCAGCCatcagtttttaaaaggaaaaggactttctttctttctttttttctcttttttaaaatcgTAAGagctaaatattttaaactggCAACATTTTTCAGGGTGTACTACTTTCATCCAAAAGACCATCAATCTTTTGAATAGTGAACTTGTATAGTATGTTTAAATGTGACATATTTCAAACTAGGTAACAGATCACTGTCTGCTTGCCAGTAATaagtttaatatttcattttatactataaagtaatgaaaatgccaaacttgtttatttaatttttttttatgttttgggtATAATggtcttttttgattttttttttttaaggcaggtcTGTCATTTTTGAATACTGTAAAACTGTGACAAACTTTCTATTGAAGCTGTATTTTAATATGACCGCTTTGAATCCTTACACAGAAATGTTTTGGGAGCTGTTAAACATATCCCAAAGAAGCAATATTTAATAAAACTAGGATGTAAAAGTGACACTCACTGGTGTGTGTAAGCTCTTTAGAGTTCTTAGGGCCTCCCTTCATCTTTAGCCTGGTGGGGCCAGTCAGTTTTTTAATTACGTATGTCTGAAATTTGgccaaaaacatttttttttgttttaaggttaATGTAGTTTCTTCAGACATTCCTAAAATTTAGCACCTTGGTTGTTTGTCAGTATAGGATTTGGGTAAAATGAAAGAACTTTGTCTTTGTAAAGAGACAGCAAGTGATTTATAATGATCAAGGATCCCAAATAATACAGTTATTCTCATGTGCGAAGAAATGGGAACCTTTTTGCTAGGAAAATGTCATGTAAAGGATACTTCTGCATACAGCATTAACTAGGAAGCAAAGAACTTGAATGCTCTAGTTTGCACGAAGTGTCGGTGACATTTCTTTATCTTATTTAACTTCTTACCTTCCCCAGCACAAATGGGGTTGTTCTGAACAATCTCAGTTTAATTCATTGTCAGCAAAGCAATAGGATATTTTGCTGGACACAGCCTGGTCCGGTCATTTGAAAAGTCCACAGTGCAGAGCCTGTCTAGAGTCCAGTAGAGTTCTGGCACTGGTACCGCTCAATAGGATTTCTATCTAGAGTACTATACTGTCTCTCGCAGCCAGCCAGGGACTTTTTAAGCTTTGATGAATATGATCTGATTCAAATGTTTTTTAATGAATTGATGTTATTTGGagcaggtttttttgtttttatttttgtttttttttttaatgatactaTCATGCTGAGTTATATCTAGCCAATGTAATATGGTCCTCGATGAAATTTTAGATGTTTGTCTGATTCCATTTTAAGGTGATTGAGATTCTATAACTGTAACCACCAGATTTTGGTTTTAAGCATCTCACTGCAACTGTATCATATTTGCTCAACTTTGCTTGAATCTCCATTTTCGGTCAGAGCCGAGGCCTTTTTTGTCCTCTGCGTGTCATTTCTGCCTTCATCTCCTGCTTTTCACCCAGCTCTGACACTTCTCCAGAGAGGGCGCCTAAACTCTTCTTCCTTTAACCtaacccttttctccttctgttttcaaTTCTCTTCACAGTGGTAATCACATGGGTTTGGCAAGCTAAGATGTCTTGATCAGGAGTCAGCCCTTTTCTTTTGGGAGCTAAATCCTATCTTTCATATAGAAATCTACATGTATATacaagaaatgtatttttatcgGCAGGATGATATTTTTTCAGATAATTTTATGAATAGAATTAACTTTTCaggtattttctcttttaagtgtGGTTTTGAAATGTTAATTGCATTTTTATACATGATGCATTCAATGGCTACTTTTTCCTAATTCGAACACCTTTGAATGCATTGTGTAAAACAAGTAAGATAGAATTCAATGAACAGAATTTGATTTTGATGCTTATTAAGAGTAAACCAATGAATTTGAATTTTGATATCATGCTTGGTACTTGGAATTGGTATATTACTTTATTAAAACTTGGAAATACTTAGCATTTGAATCGTAACTTTCATCACAAACCATGTCTTTTGCCTCTTTTATTAAGCAGGTTCAATCAAAGAAACTGGATGCCATAGTGATTTTTCTCTAGTAGGTGATTTGGAACTTGATTTTAATAAGGTGTTTTCAATGTGATTTTAGTATttacagtaataaataaaatttatacaagcttcagagaaaaaaaccatatgaaaatctgtcaatgtaattcaccatataaacaaactgaaagagaaagaaaaacacataaccATCCCATTACATGCGGAAAAAGTctctgacaaaatccaacaccctttcgtGATAAAAGTTGGAGAGATCTTGGATACAAGGGGCAAACCTAAACATAATGAATGTAATAATCAGCATTCCAACAGCCACCAAACATCAaatcaaatggagagaaactcaatgcaatcccactaaaatcaggaaaaagacaaggcagTGCATTTGGtgtatatctattcaatatagtgggtttttgatcctactgcacgtactggctttgtgggagcctaggcagtttggatgctcaccttactagacctggatggaggtgggtggtccttggacttcccactgggcagggaaccctgatagctctatgggctgacaagggaggggaacttgattgggggagggaaatgggaggaggtggcggggaagagacagaaatctttaataaataaataaacggaaaaaaaattacatataaaaaatagtacttgaagttctagctagagcaataaagaCAACGAAAGGTATGGGAACCCAAAAATGTGAACCTGTTTTGCCTtgtttgaaggtcagagagtttgagcttatttttgctctttcaaagttgctgccaacaggtgtggctacaaaataagatatcctgacctaggatgtggttacttggtgttttgaacATTAGCCTGTTCAGGTGGGTCCGTTCCACCctcaaaggtcagagaattcaagcttacttttgcttcttttaaaataggaggtttgacttagGGCGTGGTTGCCTGCAGTAAACTTGGTCTAGGGTGGATTCACTGCCCAAACATCCAATACTTTGGAGTTAAATGGCTTGCTGTCTCAAGTATTGGAGCAAGTACCTGTTCTGATTGccccttgtatcatgttaaagctgtgttttgccttctttccccctttggTATTGGGGTAAAAGTGTTTGAAAACTAAATGTGTGCTAACTCAGAATTCAGAGAATTCAGCATTCAGGATCTgctgagttgccctcctggtactatcccgtgtctctgtgtatcttcttttctctgttcctcctacctaacatttctaatcctcatgcccctaccctggaacgtaCGAACTTGCTGTGGCTGGGATGCAACAGAAGTCACCCTAAAATGGTGACTCATGACAAAAAGGtgatcaaggggatacaagttggaaaggaagaagtcaaagaatcGCTATTCACAGataatataatagtatacataagcaatccccgaaattctaccaggaaactaGTGCCTTTGGTAAACAACATCAGCAAAGTGTCTGAGAACaaagttaacttaaaaaaaattgtagccctcctatatacaaatgacaaatgggctgagaaagaaatcagggaaatacacccaagtaatataaaatatcttgagatGACTCTAACCAAGCGAGTAAAAGACCTGTAAGAcaaagaacttcaagtcttttatatatatacacatatatattccctctcccatccctcctcctgctctccccaccttcccccaaccccactcCCCAGCCATTCCTtagagagggtgaggcttcccatggagagtcaacaaagtcttccacatcacttgaggcaggatcaaggccctcttttctgtatctaggctgagcataGGGAATAGGCTTCAAAGAGCCAGTAtgtgcactagggataaatactggttccacagCCAGTGtccccaagtcacacaactgtcacccacattcagagggcctagttgaGTTATATGCAGGTTCCCTATCTGTCACTCCAGAACCAGTGAGCTCCCGCTTGCtcaggccagctgtttctgtcggtgtcccatcatgatcttgaccctttgctcatattatcccttctccctcttacaactggactccaggagctcagcccagagcttagctgtggatctctgcatctgcttccaatagttactggatgaaggttctatggtgtcaGTTAAGGTGGTCATCAATCTGCTTACAGCAAAAGAGTGGCTAAGGCttcttctccactattgcttagggtcttagctggggccatccttgtagattcccgggaatttccctagtgccaggtttctcactaacATCATAACggcccctctatcaagatacctctttccttgctctccctctctgtccttccccaagTCCACCTTCTAATCCCTCAtattcttctccccttcccttttcccctccccagtccctttaaaccctcccctccccctttcaaaaAACCgctttactcaggagatttttgtctatttccccttcccaagggcATCCATGGATGTTTCTCTTAAGGTCCTCCGTGTTTTCTAACGTCTCtgaggttgtggactgtaggctggttatcctttgctttatccatttatgagtgagtacatactgtgtttgtctttctgggtctgggtaacctcactcagggtgatttttttttctagttccatccatttgcctacaaatttcaagatgtcattttaattaattcattaactaattaattttttttaccctgagtagaactccattgtgtaatgtaccacattttctttatctgctcttaggttgaggggcatcttggttgtttccaggttctggctattatgaataatgcatctatgaacatagttgagcaaatgtccttatggtGTGAGTatacatcctttgggtataagcccaagagtggtattgctgggtcttgaggtagattgagtcccaGTTTTCTAAAAACAGTGCCATaatacagtgatattttatttgtattttaataaataaagcttgcctgaagttcggagggtaaaacagtcccactgataagccttacagaccaggcagtggtaacaccttaaatcccagtagccatgctagtttgccatagaagccaggcagcagtgctgaacgcctttaatcccagccctagagaggaatataaaacaggtggagacagctctcacacagagTCTCCTTCTGGGATTCCTGGAGCAGGATTGCCTTGCCACTTTAGACTGAGGTAGTGGTAAGAACCAGTagatggctgttttgcttttctggccttcaggttgaatcccaatatctttCTCTAGGTTTATATTAATTGTTCTACAAATAGCAACCAAacgtttggcaagaatttccacataaagcccaagaaagctttaaaaaaaattttagacagacaagaacagagtcaagtgcagcttcttggtaactgtcttttctccggtaggctctgtttgctggcagctaGCAGAGACATGACTCCTTTAGGAAAGGCTtcttgactcagcattagcagcaaaaactgcttGGCAGtgcttttaagaggtcctgccacaaaacacctAAGTGGTATTTATGAATAGCCAGTGGTATGCTTcttggtggcatggacctagaaattCCAcaaagttgtggcaataaatgtggctcctgcctgtacctccaccatgaagttagactctcagaaagctaaggtaTGGGGTGGAACTAGTtaccaaagccacagctttaatcctaacCATGTAGCAGATTTAAGACTCAAGTACTCAGAAAaagatacagtaaagacagattcagatggaaaaaaaaacaaacctctaaaCAATTTgtagtgtgttttaaaatgtacatagacttgggaaagaaaataaaagagaaagtcctcaggggaaaataaaagaaagaaagaaatacagtagccaggcgtggtggcacacacctttaatcccaacactttgaagtcagaggcaggtggatctctgtgagtttgaggccagcctgctctgtagagtgagttctaggacagccaaagatacacagagaaaccttgtctcaaaaaactaaaaagttaaaaaataaaaataaataagagtaaGGAGAAAAAGTCACTTAAAGATGAAAAgtatacagagaatctggatgcTGTATATTATTGggttgtctttgaattgcttgactgctgaggaaggagcaaaagctactaaaaagacatttgactataaatgatgctggattaatccaatctatatattttggaaataccttgacttcaaaattaaagtttaaagatatgttacttttggaaagaggttctgtttttgcttCCACAGAAAATAAGAGGTGGTGGGGTTCATTctaggttaagaaaaataaggtttgattgaggaagacccccttgaaaaatctccagtgggtgatggcccagatgatctaatctttcagagcacctctgttgcagtatCCTCCGAGTTCTACATTTGggacagcctcaagactgctggctgaaatgATCAAGCTTcaaagaatattccagtcagttcctgaccataatcctaaattttcttcgggtt contains:
- the LOC142858824 gene encoding mediator of RNA polymerase II transcription subunit 14-like; protein product: MAPVQQENHQVIPPGGGSGSASAPAPPPPGAALAAAAAAAASPGYRLSTLIEFLLHRAYSELLVLTDLLPRKSDVERKIEIVQFASRTRQLFVRLLALVKWANDAGKVEKCAMISSFLDQQALLFVDTADRLASLARDALIHARLPSFAIPYAIDVLTTGSYPRLPTCIRDKIIPPDPITKTEKQATLHQLNQILRHRLVTTELPPQLANLTVANGRVKFRVDGEFEATLTVMGDDPEVPWRLLKLEILVEDKETGDGRALVHSMQIDFLHQLVQSRLFADEKPLQDMYNCLHCFCLSLQLEVLHSQTLMLIRERWGDLVQVDRYHAGKCLSLSVWNQQVLGRKTGTASVHKVTIKMDENDVSKPLQIFHDPPLPASDSKLVERAMKIDHLSIEKLLIDSVHARAHQKLQELKAVLRSFNANENSSIETALPALIVPILEPCGNSECLHVFVDLHSGMFQLMLYGLDQATLEDMEKSVNDDMKRIIPWIQQLKFWLGQRRCKQSIKHLPTVTTETLQLSNCSTHPVGNLSKNKLFIKLTRLPQYYIVVEMLEAPNKPTQLEYKYYVMSVSTPDGDDSPVTALLLQQFKDNIQDLVSSTKTGKQTRTGTKHKRSDDPCPVESKKAKLSGDTCAFDKVLAHFVAMCDTNMPFVGLRMELSNLEIPHQGVQVEGDGFSHAIRLLKIPPCKGVNEDTQKALDRSLLDCTFRLQGRNNRTWVAELVFANCPLNGTSTREQGPSRRVYLTYENLLSEPVGGRKVVEMFLNDWNSIARLYECVLEFARSLPDIPAHLNIFSEVRVYNYRKLVLCYGTTKGSSISIQWNSIHQKFHISLGTVGPNSGCSNCHNTILHQLQEMFNRTPNVVQLLQVLFDTQAPLNAINKLPTVPMLGLTQRTNTAYQCFSILPQSSTHIRLAFRNMYCIDIYCCSRGVVAIRDGAYSLFDNSKLVEGFYPAPGLKTFLNMFVDSNQDARRRSVNEDDNPPSPIGGDIMDSLLSQLQTSQQQPFPKQPGSSGAYPLTSPPASYHSTVNQSPSMIHTQSPGALDPSSPYTMVSPSGRAGNWPGSPQVSGPSPATRLPGMSPANPSLHSPLPDASHSPRAGTSSQPMPTNMPPPRKLPQRSWAASIPTILTHSALNILLLPSPTPGLVPGLAGSYLCSPLERFLGSVIMRRHLQRIIQQETLQLINSNEPGVIMFKTDALKCRVALSPKTNQTLQLKVTPENAGQWKPDELQVLEKFFETRVAGPPFKANTLIAFTKLLGAPTHILRDCVHIMKLELFPDQATQLQWNVQFCLTIPPSAPPIAPPGTPAVVLKSKMLFFLQLTQKTSVPPQEPVSIIVPIIYDMASGTTQQADIPRQQNSSATAPMMVSNILKRFAEMNPLRQGECTIFAAVRDLMANLTLPPGGRP